The genomic window TTTAAGTGCATTTGCAGCTTCATTAACAGTGGGACAAACTCTTCCAACGTTAACAATCAAAGATCAATTTGAAAAAGAACATGCGGTTGATGAAAATATTAAAACAATAATTTTCTCAGCTACAAAAGCTGAAAGTGCTACTATAAAAGATTTTTTATCTACAAAAGATAAAAATTATTTAAGTGCAAATAATATTGATTATGTAGCAGATATTACAGGAATGCCAAGTTTAATTTCTAAATTTTTTGCTTTACCAAAAATGAGAGATTATGCTTTTCCTATTCTTTTAGTTGACGAAGAAAATAAGGGATTATTTCCAGTTGAACAAGATAAAATTTCTATAATTACTTTAGAAAACTCTAAAATTACAGACATTAAATATGTAAAAACTGCTGAAGAATTAGCAGCTATTTTTAAATAAAAATTTAACTACTAGCTTTTTGCTAGTAGTTTTTCAAATGCTTCAACAATAGCAACACTTTCAAGCTCTTTTATTCTATTTTCTAAAGAATCAACTGTTTCATCATTAGTAAGTTCTAGCTCTTTTGTAAGAATAATTTCACCTTCATCATAAACTTCATCTACATAATGAATTGTAACACCTGATATTTTTTCACCATTTTTAATAACAGCCTCATGTACAAATCTTCCATACATTCCAATTCCACCATAAATTGATGGAAGTAATGCTGGGTGTGTATTTATTATTTTATTAGGAAATGCACTTAAAAGATTTGATTCTATTTTTTTCATATATCCAGATAAAAATATATAATCACAACCAAATTCTAAAAGTAATCTAGCAATTTTATCATCTATATTTTGTCCTGGGTATCTTTTATCATTTATAATAAAATAAGGAATATCATAAGATTCTGCTTTTTCTAAAACTCCTGCATTAGTATTATTTGTAATTACTACAACAACTTTTGCATTTAATTTTTTTTCAATTATAGCTTTTTGAATTGTTTCAAATCCACTTCCATTATATGAAGCTAATATTCCGATTTTTTTTATCATTATTTATCCTAATTTTTGGGGGCTGAATTATATCTATTTTAAAATTAGTTTACAATCTTTGAGCATGCGTTAAAGCGATTGCAATAGCATCTGTTATGTCAAGAGGTTTAATCTCTTTTTTAACCCCTA from Arcobacter venerupis includes these protein-coding regions:
- the purN gene encoding phosphoribosylglycinamide formyltransferase, with the translated sequence MKKIGILASYNGSGFETIQKAIIEKKLNAKVVVVITNNTNAGVLEKAESYDIPYFIINDKRYPGQNIDDKIARLLLEFGCDYIFLSGYMKKIESNLLSAFPNKIINTHPALLPSIYGGIGMYGRFVHEAVIKNGEKISGVTIHYVDEVYDEGEIILTKELELTNDETVDSLENRIKELESVAIVEAFEKLLAKS